In Calliopsis andreniformis isolate RMS-2024a chromosome 9, iyCalAndr_principal, whole genome shotgun sequence, the genomic window ATCGAGCGTTCGACGAGGTCAAAGACCCCTTAGAATCCTTAGAGACTGTAATAGATCTTGGTTTCAAAAGAATCTTGACATCTGGACAGAAGGGCACTGCGGAGGAAGGATTGGAATTGATACAAACCCTCGTTGAGAAAGCTAACGACAGAATTATTATCATGCCAGGCTCTGGCATCACTAAAGACAATATTCTAAAGATAAAAAGATTGTCTAAGGCGAAAGAGTTTCACGCGTCTGCTAAAAAAAAAGTAGAAATTTACCCCAAGCCGACTAATGTGATCGTTGGATTGAGCGGAGAAAATTGTATCGCGCAAACTGATAGAGACTTAGTTCAAGAAATGGTTAAACTTATTACCAATGACACAGTAAATTAATAGAAGACTTACGTACTTAGATTAAAAAACTACCTTGACCCATCGAACTTCCTCTCTCGAAACATTCCATCGTCTTATTCATCGTCTACAATAAATATTCTTGTGTTTATCATATACCTGTTTGTTGCTTCATTATTCTATTTCTTGCGGCAAATCCTCAAGGTAAATACAAGAAAAGTCCACGTGAGGTGAGGTATATCGACGAAACACGTTTCACTTTCCTGTTTCATTTTCAGAATATGGTTAAATAGAATTTAAACGCAATCTCGCATTTGCAAACACTACAGATTTCTGTTGCAATAATTTCCCTCTGTGAACAGTGCCACCTAAAGTCGAAAGTATTTGTTCACCTGCGGTGACTAAACGCTATCATCATCTTCTCATCAAAGGAGAAGGCAGAGGATGAAACAGTAACGATTGATCGACTTATTCTCGTTCGTTATTTCGCAACAGTCTGCGTCTGCACGCGTCGTCTTTTCAATGAGGCAATTATGCAAATCGAGAGATCTCGTTAAAGAAATGTGGAAGATGTAAAAAAGGAACAATCAAGGACCGTTTCTTAAGCGTCTTACGCGATGTACGCCCCCTTTCGAGTCGCGTTTAATCGGATGAACAGATGTCATTATCATTGGTGCTCAAATCGCTGGGAGCTTCGTTCTTCGTGCATGTAAATGGAATCTCCGTTACGTGCTGGAAATCATACATGAGAAGGGATTGCCTATTCTGTGCTGTACAAGATGGAGAACAATCGGCCGATGATTCAGAACCGGTCGAGTTATCCCGTAACCAATAGGAAACCCTTTATTATGCATGCAGGACGTAAATCGTTTTGACGTCGCTCGCATTCGTCATACTTTCAAATTCCTGCAAATGAGCAATTGGGCACAGGAATAATAAGAAGTGGATACGAGAAGCGAATACTTAGATAGAAATAGGCAGAAAAAGATAAAGGTGAGAAAAGATTTTTGTAATAGTAGGAGAGATTTCAAGAATTCTTTCGTTCGATTTTATATTGAAATACAAGAAGCAAATAGCTAAAATCGAGTCAGAATTCTATGCTTGTGAGATCAAAATATTAGTGTTATTTTTAGTTATTTTTAGTTTTTAGCATAGATTTCTAACAGATTTCTAATTTAACAGGATTCAGTTGAGGAATTGTTTGAGAATTTGAAGCATATTTCTTAGACAgatcatttattttttttttaataatatgtGCAATTTATAGATTTTCGAATGTATAATAGAACCTCGGTTATTCGggcttcgaatattcaaaatttctattATTTAGAATTGCGCATATTGGAAGCAATAATCATAGGAGTACACTGGACCTTCGATtaagacttacaattaaacagaGAAATAACAGTAGCTTGCTGAAGAAAATAAAGCTAGCTATCAGAAGGATCTTTCAGATTTGGATCTCGCGATACATCAGATAATCGAGATCCAACTATACCTAAATGTATTTTGTGAGACTCCTAAGTTTCATACCAGCGACAGTAAGACAAAATAACATAAATCGCAAGTATCTTTCTCCAAACCATAATTTCAAATACCAATCGCATACTAGAAACTATTCTCGCTTGAAAAAGATAAAATTCTACAAATCCTACTTttctactgaatctccaatctccACTCCTGCACTTCACCTGAAGTTTTCCAAGAATTCGACGCTTCATTTCGCCTTGCAACACAAATACAGCTCGTCAAACAAACATCCACGAATGATCGCTAACCGAACGTGTCGCAACGATTTCGCAGCGAATATATTTCCGACCAATTTGGGATTGCAGAGGGTTGCGCAAGTTTCGAGTCGAGGCCTGTACGCCGCTCGAGGAACCCCCTCGCATGCGGAAGACGGCGGTCGCTGGTTGCAAGTCGCACGCGCGCGCGCACTTTCGATTTGCGACACAGCGCCAACACACTCGAGGAGCACATATGTGCATGTTTCTGTACGTACGCACGCATACCGCGTGATCCACGACCCGTTCGAATCGAAAGCTGCCATAGAACGCGTGCCGCGATCGGAGAACAAATCTTGCACGCGCCTTCGAACGTGGAGCCACGGATGTGCTCGATTCGCGTGCAGTTCGCCAACGAATCGGTAGTCGCGTGCGTGTGCGCCTGCACCGGTGTCGGCGAACAGGAATTTAGAGCCGTTCAAGGCATGTCGAGATAATTATCGGTAAGGAAAAACGACCGTTTCAAAAGCACGGAAGTTCCGTAATCGGTTTTAAGGGAATCGGACTTAATCGCTTCTTCAGTCGATTTTGACAATCCTAAGAACGTACAGTAGATTCTtaaggtcgcttcccattgctggAACAGGCTCGTTCGGTCATAAATTGTGCGTGCTCGGCGAATTTTGTTCGGAAAGACGTTCCCACTAGGCGAGCATAGGTGCATGGTCGCTTTGGGTCTGCTGGGCTCGTTTGGTGATTAAGCAGATCACGGTGCAGGCTCGCTGGGTACTTCAGGCCCTCCTACTCGTAGAGTTGACAGTTTCAAGTGGATGACGAACGCGCTCGCGGCCCAAacttacagcaatgggaagcgacctttACACTGCTAGATTCCTCGGGTCCCCCTACAGGGCTGTTCCTAGTAGGGGTGCAAAAGGTGTCCACGCACTGGGGCGGCTGCAAACCAGTTATATGAACAATTTTTATTAAGAAAGATAATCAAATATTTCTTTTGCGTGATAACTGTAGAAGAATACCAAATTCTTatcaaattttaaattgaatgatGTTAAATTAATAAACATGGCGATATAGTTATTGCACCTGGATGGTCAACAACTCAAGGAGGGCCCTGCTCCTTTGATAGGGCTCCATTTAGAATTTTGTTGAATTTAGAGGACAATTCTGAAATAGTACAAAGTAACATAAACAAGTGTTATTGTACTAAAATGTTTTATTATACATAAAATCAACAGTAAGTAAAAGTATTGGAAACAAGAAACCCTATATTTTAATGTGTTTATGTTTTTGCAAAGTTAAGTATGTACCATTTTTTACAATCTTTTACCATCTATAAGGTAATTTGAGTATTCCAATTTTCCAAAAGACATTACATTTTTTAGTAATACAGTAAACTAACTAATAAGAAATATATCCTCTTTTGTTATCATCGAATTTTTGTCATATATAAAACCCCAAATAATCACTATGTTCATACTACTTTCTACAACACTGTACAATTTTGCTTTCCCAATATATCTATTAAAAGCTCATTAGCTGTCCTCTTACTAACGTCTGGGTAATAAACATTGTTTCATAGAGTATTTTCAAAAGGAACTTAGCAGGGCTAATTGTATCACGAAATTACTCGACTCAAGTCGACGAACTCGCGATATGTTGTTCGAATGCAGATGAAATTCGACAAAAGAAATTTAATCGACCGATAGGATCTTTCCAAGGCTGCCAATGGCGCCCATTGACCTGAGGCTGACCGCAGGAAAGTGTTTACTTCTGAAAGGCTTGCATACTCTTGCAAGGTGCGTCGGCCTACAGCCAGGGATTCTCAGTTTTCCTAGCGCGTCGCTCGTTTGCACTTTAAACCTGTTCTTTGACTAATTGCTACAGCGACATTagctaaaaatacatttttattatgCGTCAAGGTAAACGATCAAAGTCTGCTTTTCGACAGTGGCTGTTAAGATCTAAATCTGAGCGACTGAAAGGACACGAGGTGGGAACATTTACCGCAAAATTATGGAGAAGGACATATTCTACGAACGCTAAGAGGAATGTAAGTAATATTACAGAAATTATTTTAGGTAGATAGTTGAAGAAATATTTTATCCTTTATGGTTCTACGTTCATTGTGAATTGGACGTCGCAATTGTGTTGAGTGTCATCAACATACAGGGTGTCATGTTACTGATGGTACAAGCGGAGAGGTGGTGATTCTATACGAAAACTGaatcgaaaatgtagaataaaattttttcataGGAGGCTTTGTTCCCGAGAAGAATGGCTTTCAATTTTTAACAAATACGCGTGCATTTGATCACGTTTATACTTAATGGATTTGAATGATTGATGAATTTGAATGGATTCGACTATACATAATAGATTTAACGTCTTCCTATAAATAAAAATCCATCAAATGCATGCTTGTCTATTGTGTATACTCAAAGCCATTCAAATTCAATTAGTCATTCAAGTCTGTTGAATGCAGACGTGTTCAACTGGACGTGTACTTGTTAAAAATTGAAAGTCGTTTTTCTTGGAAATAAAAGCTCATATGAGAAaactttattctacattttcgattCAGTTTTTCTCGTAAAACCACTAACTTCCTTTTTGTATCACTAGTTACGCGAAtccttgtatttttatattacataTGTGTAAAGATCCTATACTAATTGATTTTACTTGATTTTCCTATATCTTTATATCTTTCGTTTTGCATATTTCGTATTACGTTCATTCCATTTATTCTCAactatatttaataatattgcAGAGAATAAAATTCTGCAATGTCATTATTGCGATATATGTAAATAAGACATTTCAACTTTCCAAGAATTTAATCCAGACTGGGAGAAATTCCAAATATAATGGACATTTTCCTGAGTCGATGACGCAGACCTATATCAAATATAGAAACGGCCTAATGATATCCTTTGTATGCATATGGAATAATTCAGACCACTTTTTATGAATAATTTTACTTTCCTTGAATGTAATTTTtcaatacaaattttttaaagtcGAATATTTAGTAGAATAGAAGATAATATTCTTAAAGTAAATAATGAAGTCTGAAAGTACCATTGTAAACATATAATTTATCCTGTAGTAATACTCACACGTATCGTAcctttgcaaaaaaaaaacttCCACAACTCAAAAACATAAAACACTTAAGGAGAGCGGAAAGAAACTTTCTATTTCGAAAATAACATAGCCACAGTATTATGAAACATACGTGAACTAGAATCAACTCAGATCTCTATGTTTCGAAATTAAaagtgaaaaaataaaaattaatttataagtAGCCCGAAGGGTTGGGAGGAATCAAATGTATAAGATACATACCTATATTTCTATATATTCTCTTatataatttgaaattttcttgtaatttatattttaatatttttatctaaTACTACCTACAGcctaaataattaaattcatattaattatttatgcaTTAAGAGTATACCTAACAAATTATTCAAAATGTGATATAATATTTTTAGATGTCATTAATCTTGGGGAGGGGAGACGATGGGAGAAATTGTCTCAGGGAAAAgagaaattttaataataacaataataatacttCATTAGAAATTCAGAAGAAAAAACATTTGTTATACGATATGTATTCCGAAGAATGGCAAAAAACAAAGGTAAATTATACAGCTAGTAATAAAATTCTGaaaagtaaatattttataagAAACATTTTATAATTCTAATAATATTTTGACGATCAACGCATTTTCCAAAATTCCCCATTTCCCTAAGACATcctgtattaagggttgagaagggTCAATTTCCATCTAgcgatattttaaaaaataatatttgagtCACCACCACAGTTTTCAGAATTCCTCATTTccctgagacaccctgtatccAAAATCGCTAAGGTTTTAGAGGGATTAtttctaaaaaataatattcaataattacaatacttttcagACAACCAACACACTTCTAAAAATTCCCCGTTTCTCTAAGACACCCTGTATCAAAAATCGCGAAGGGTTAACGAAGTTCGACCTTCCTCTTGCGCTAGCCAATCCTAGTTTATCGACCGCCCCGCAGCCCGCTCGGGGGTCAGGAGCGGGTTTAGGGAAGGCTGTGTTGGAGGCGCAGTGGTGCGTGGACAGTCGAGACAGACGAGTCAGGCCTAGTGTCTACTGCGCGTTATTGCCCGAGCAGGTTCGTCTCTCAGTGCGAGAGAGACGCTCAGACGGTTCGGACGGTCGCGCCAATCCGTGTTCGCCTGTCTCGTCCTTCGTTCTCCGTGCACGAGGAGGTACGCTCGTTAAATCTCGCATTAAATTCGACTCTCTTCCTCTCGACCAACCGATCTCGCGCGTCCCTCTTTCCCCCACCACCGACGTGGAAAAAACGAACATCCGAACGCGGTCCAGCAGCGCAAATTGGCATCCACGTCGTGCCGCATAATTCCTGCGAAACCAGGCGCAAGGAACGATCCTTCTCGCGTGTTACTTTCACGAGGAAGGAAGACTGTTTCGCGTGGTGACGACGTGTGTGACAGTGTGCGTCACAGCATCCTGTCGAGAAACGTCTTTCCGTGTTTATCGCGTGAAAACCAGACTCCGATCGCCTTAGTGCGCGAG contains:
- the LOC143183252 gene encoding copper homeostasis protein cutC homolog, translating into MEVCVDSLQSAWNAIEGGASRLEVCSALSEGGLTPSPGFLKTIKDFSPIPVYAMIRISAGNFVYDKQSMNAMMQDVTILKDHGADGFVFGALTSDNEIDTEYCDSIVFCARPLPVTFHRAFDEVKDPLESLETVIDLGFKRILTSGQKGTAEEGLELIQTLVEKANDRIIIMPGSGITKDNILKIKRLSKAKEFHASAKKKVEIYPKPTNVIVGLSGENCIAQTDRDLVQEMVKLITNDTVN